Genomic window (Granulicella arctica):
GCACCGATAAAAACATTGTCATGGTAATCCCCTTCGAGTGGATAGCGAAAGACACTGGAACCTACAAAAACATTATCTTCAATGGTGTACGAAGAACCTTCTGCACCGTCCCCCGCTCCTGCCCCTACTAACACGTTTTCAGATGAGGTCGATGAGTTGGTTGCAGAGTGCGTTCCTACAAACACGTCGGAAGACGAATTATGATTATCCACTCCCGATTTTTGACCAATCATCACCGATCCCCCGCCTAAATTAGTTTCACCACCACAAGACAAAGAACCTATACATACCATGATCATGTCATCTGGACCACTCCCATTTCCGGTAATATTCGCACCAGCACCAGCACCGATGAGAACAGACTCGCGTTCAGTGGTGGCGCTTGACCCGGCGTATGAACCCAAAAAAACATTGCTCTGCCCTTCATAGGCGGCATCTGGCCCCCCCGTAATCAGACTAGCTCCCGCTTGATATCCACCGAGGTAATTATTAGGCGCCGAATTAGTTTGTTGACCTAAACTCACTAGGGAAAATAGATTTAGTGCAACTAACGATGTGAAATAGAGCTTCATTGAGCTAACCCCATGGCCGTAGAAGTTATCAGTAAAATTACAGCAGAATGGGCGATCGGACTACTAACTGATGGTGAGAATAATATTCTCAATATCGCGCCGATAATATCACTGCAAAAGAGACTAGCAACGCTAAATCTGATCTTTACTAGGCATTTTTTGGCCGTCTTTGCGCCCTGTATCCCACGGCCATCCGCGGGAGTTACTGAATTTCAAAAATCTATCATGCTCAGGTTACTTAATTATTCCCAGAAGGCCAAGAAATGGCTACTTAGGTGTATGCATTTAGGAAGTAGATCCGCAGTTAACTTTCTATTCATGATGATTGCGCTCGAGAAGGTCATCATCGTTGCTCCAGAAAAGTAGACAACCTGCAAAGCCCCTTAAGAACTCTGGTCGCTAAGAAATCTGTGAGCCAACTTCTTATTCCATGGTCAGATTTCGCCACATACTACGTGGAAGCATGCTCCGCAGAGGAGCGGAGCGCCTTTCACAGGTATTCACAAAATTTACTTTCTGTTCGTTGTATATTTCATTTTGTGCGCGGCGAGCGAGCGTCCAGAACACGCATGCGTCTGACCGGTAGAATCTGCTGCACTTGCGGTCTTGTATGACCCATAGCAGAAGCCCGGAGAGCGCACCTGTGAGAAGCATCTAACGATGGTCGAATGCGAACTAATTGTGGACACCGCTAGTCATAGACTAAGGCGAGTAACAGTGACTTTTCAAAGCGAACTTCAATACAACGTTCAAGGCAAGTATTTTGCCGTCGAAGTCACCAATCCAATACAGGGTCACCCGGCCCCGATGGCCGCAACATCTCGAAGTTCATCGCTCAAATTAGCGAGATGAAAATCGAAGGACTGTGCGGATCGAAACTCTACGAGGAATAAGAACGACTATGCAAGCAAGTCTGCCCCCGACGGCGTTCTCAAAGCAATAGAACCCGGTAGTCTCATCGATCAGGTTTGCAAATGAGCACAACACCGCTCGGCATGTGGCTCTGGCAGCACACCATTTGGGTGTTCGACTACCGTGACACCAAACAGAATGATGCCAGGCGATATGCTGCCACCGCTCTCGATAAGACGGGCGAGCTAATTCTACTCTTGGCCCTGAGTGCCTGGAGCCTCGCAGCCCGATTGTGTCGAGCTATTAATGAAAGTCATGGGAATGTACTTTGAGAGCCTTGTCCGAAAGCGCCCATATCTTCATGGCCATGACATGAACCACGTCATCTTCATTCTGGAGTAGTCCTTCGACAGCCAGAAACTTACTTCGTGTCACGACAAGCTTTTCCTTCTCAAACATGGCAGGTGTAACGATAATGCTCGATTGGCCGGTCTCGTCATCCATCGAAATGAATACGATTCCCTTGGCTGTTCCGGGCCGCTGCCGGGCGATGACGCAGCCCGCCGTTCGCACATAGGTGCCATGCCGAACGCCCGTCAGTTCCTTAGCGGTCAGAATACCTTCGCTCCTCAGATCGGCACGGCGATAGTACAACGGATGATGGTCTACGGTCAGGCCTGTCCCGGAGTAGTCTGCGACAAGCCGCTCCTCAACCGTCATCTGCTGAAGCGGCAGGCTCTCTGCGTCATCCAGAAGAACTTGGGTGCTCTGCCTCAGGAGTGGTCCTTCCAGCTTACCCGCTCGCTCTACCTGCCACAAAGCATCGCGCCTGTGCCCGATACCCTCCAGCTTATTCAGGGCTCCGATCCGGGCGAGCAAGGTCAGCTCTTTGCGATTCAGCACGAGTACACGTTGGGCCAGATCTTCAGCCGAAGCAAAGGGACCATCTCGCATGCGGGATGAGACGAGAGCCTCGCCCGATTGCTTCCGCAGACCCTTTGCATAGCCCAGTCCCATACGAAGAGAGAGCGAGCCATCCGTTTCACGCTCGATGGCACAGGCCCATCCTGAGATCTGCACGTCTATGGGCTTAATGCGGAGGCCATGACGCTGTGCGTCCTTCACCAATACGGCAGGCATATAGAAGCCCATGGGTTGATTGTTTAGGATGGCGCACGTAAACGCAGCAAGATACTTCACTTTGAAGTAGGCAGAAGCGTAAGCCAGGAGCGCAAAGCTCGCCGCATGCGACTCGGGGAAACCATATAGCGCAAACGAGCTAATGTTCTCGATGATCGTCTCCTGTGTCTTCGCGTCGATCTTGTTGACCGACATTCCGGCACGGAGTTTACGTTCCAGATTTTTCATCCGCTCCCAGGATCGGCGCATACCAACAGCACGACGTAGCTCTTCCGCCTCTGCCCCGGAGAAGTTCGCCACGGTCATCGCGATGCGAAGTAACTGCTCCTGAAAGAGCGGCACGCCCAACGTTCGCTTGAGGCATGATTCGAGCGATGGATGAGGGTAACTAATCTCCTCTTTCTTCTGCCTCCGCCGCATATAGGGATGCATCATCTTGCCGACGATAGGGCCCGGACGGATGATGGCGACCTGCACCACCAAGTCATAGAACTCCGTAGGAGCATTGCGCGGCAGCGAGGCCATCTGAGCGCGGCTTTCGATCTGAAACATGCCTACTGTGTCGGCCTTTCGGAGGACCTTGTATACATCGTCATCCTCAGGCAGTTGCGCGAGATCGGGCGTGTCGCCATAGTGCTCAGGGATGAGTTCCATACAGTCCTTGAGAACAGCCATCATGCCAAGGCCGAGCAGATCTACCTTGATAATGTGCAGGTCGGCACAATCTTCCTTATCCCACTGAACCACCGTCCGGCCCGGCATGGAGGCGCGTTCGAGCGGCACCACCTGATTGAGCTGTCCTTGACAGATAACCATGCCGCCGGAGTGCTGTCCAAGATGGCGGGGAAGATCCTGAATTCGCATACAAAGCTCCAGGTACTTCACGATGCGCGGGTGCATCAGGTCAAAGCCCGCATTTTGGAAGGAGTGCGCCATCGTATCGGTAGGTCCCTTCCACTCCCAGTTGCTGACGAGACTGGATAGCCTGCCAAGTGACTCCTGATCGAAGCCCAGTGCTTTGCCCACTTCACGAGCAGCAGACTTGCCCCGGTATGTGATGACGTTGGCCGTCATCGCTGCACCCAGTTCTCCATAACGTCGGTAGACATACTGGATTGCCTGCTCGCGTTTGTCTTCGGAGGGGAGGTCGAGATCGATGTCTGGCCATTCGCCCCGGCTTTCACTCAGAAATCTTTCGAAGAGCAGGTCCATACCGACTGGATCAATCGCAGTAATTTCAAGCGCATAGCAGACTGCGGAGTTTGCCGCGCTGCCTCGACCTTGAATCAGGATATCGTTGCGTTTACAGAATTTTACGATGTCCCAGACAATGAGGAAGTATCCGGCAAACCCCAAGCGAGCAATGAGAGCGAGTTCGTGCTCGACCTGCTTCTTTGCCCGTTCCATAAGATCGCGGTCGTTCTTAGGACCGTATCTGCTGGCGACACCCTCGATGACTCGCTTCCGAAGAAAGCTGTCCATACACTCATCCTCCGGCACAGGGTAGCGAGGAAACTCATAGCCAAGATCATCCAACTCGAACCGCAACCGATTCGATAATTCAACGGTGTTCTCGATTGCATAAGGCATGTCACGAAAGAGCGCTGTCATCTCCGCTGAGCCTCTTACATAGCGGTGGTGGTTGAGAGTCAGCAACCGTCCGGCATGGTCGAGATCCGTGTGATGGCGAACCGCCGTGAAGAGATCCAGTACCTCCCTTTCATAGGCGGTAGCGTACCGTACCCCGTTCGTTGCGAGGACCGGCAAGTTCATCGACCGCGCTATGTCCATTGCGGCAAGATTGCGCCACTCCTCCTCTCGGTCCTGATGGCGCTGCACTTCGACATACACACTCTCCCTGCCGAAGATGCGGACAAGCTGTTCTACAGTCTGCCTGCCGGCCTCTACGCCACCATGGACAAGAGCAGCCGCGAGTGGCCCCTCATCGCCCCCTGTGAGGCAGACAAGACCGGAGGCGTATTGCTGCACGTCCTCAAGCATGGCTGCGCCTTCGCACTTCTCCTGCTCACGCATCTTGAACCTGGTCACCAACTGGCAGAGGTTCTGATAGCCGACACGGGATTCGCATAAGAGCGACAGGCGCGCAGGCTCAGGAAGGTGCTGATGAGGAAGCCATGCATGAGGCGTGAGGCGTGCGCCGAGACATGCGACGGCAATCTCCGCTCCAACGTGTGCCCGTACACCGTTCCGCTTCGCACTTGTGTGGAACCGGGCTGCACCATAGACACCATTACGATCAAGGAGAGCCATTGCGGGCATATTGAGGGCGACCGCTCGCCTGGCTAGTTCTTCGGGTTGTGAGGCTCCTTCAAGGAAACTGAAGGCACTCGTGGCATGTAGTTCGATATAGCGCTCAGTCATAGAGTGCCATCATCATCCAAGTACTCTGTCCTGGCTCGCGCATCATGCAGCCATAGAGCAACACTTCATCCTTCGAGCGAGCTACGATGTCCCACTGCTCCAGATCCCAGTGATCGCAGTTCCACCACGCGCCGCTTGCCGCCCACGGTCCATATGAATGCTCGACTTCATATCCCTTGTGACGGAAGGTGAAGGTAACCGGGCGCTGCCCATAGATCGTTACGAATACAATCTCAGCGGGCCGGAGGATACGCATAGCAGAGGAGGTAAAGCTAAGGCTGGCCGAGGATGAGTGTTTATCTGTCACCCTGAATGGTTCTATCCCAAAGCTGTCTGCTTGGTGCGTGTCTCTTAGAACAGGACTTCCTACGTTGTCTTCACCCACGATGGCGCGGATGCGGGCGAGCGTTACATCCAGGCGCATTGGTTCAGGTAGCTGAGGGGAGAACAATCCTAGCTGCAGCTTGCTGGTGCTGCCCGGATCTGCTGAAAGGCTGAGTGAAAGGATAGCAGCAGGTGGAAGATGAGCCTCCAATTCAAGGTGAAGCAGTTTCAGCCAGAGTTGCCGGTCATTTGTAGGAAGCGCTGGCCGCACGGAACGGGTGTGCGATGATCCACCTTCAAGAGCAAGAGCGATCGTGACCGAGGCCAGTGCCAACACCCTTGCCGCCGCACGGATTATGAGCTGCTGAAGCATCATCCCGATGACAAAGAGCAAGGAATCCAACTGCTCAACAGGCGTGTCAAGCTCCATTCGCTCCTCTAGCAGGAACGCTTGCTCATGCGGAACGAAGAGCTGTGTCCGCTCTCCCCGTGCCAGTTTACGAAGGCGTTTTCCGTCCTGCCCCATGCGTGCGATTAGCTCCTTTTCGGGGAGAAGAGCCAACATCCCCAGAGTATGAATACCCCAGTTCACAAAGGTTTCAGCATGATCCGCCGAGAGGTCCAGCACATCCAAGGGTAGGCTTGCGAGCGCAGCAACCTCCTGTCCAGGCTCAATGATGGTCACCGCAGATCGGTGGGAGCCGCGAGCGAGACACATCGAAGCGTGGACGTTTGTGCACACAGTCAGTGAAGCCGTGATACCCAGGTCTCGAACATGCCGTAAGAGATTCTGCCCCAACATCCGCGGCGCACCGAGTAGCTTCTCGGTGCCTGCAATGTCGACCACGCATACAAAAGATTTGGCGGTACTCCAATCTTCGATACGCGGGGAAAACATGCCCGCACATTCGAGGAGGGCAGCCCTGGTTGTCGCTTCTTCTTTTAGTGAACGAGCAATCGTCTCGATCGAAGCAAATGTTTCAATCTCAACCGTGGTCATGCCATAAGCTACGCCAAGCCCGCGAGCTTTGGCGTTGAGAGAGCACACATACTGCATCGGAGGTTCGCCTTCCATGACCACGAAAGGCTTGTCCCGCAGCTCGGGCCGTAGACGCAGAAGTCCCTGCGCAGGCAACTCCCGCACATAGAGACACGCGTACAGTTCTGCACCCGTGGTCATGTGCGGCCTGTCCATGATGTGCGCGTCTGCCAGCTCGCGGCGTTCGCTCGGTGGGGAAGTTTCCGAAGAGGAACAATATTGCCAGGAGCTTGCGCGAATCGCTGACGAGTCACCTCAACGCGATGGCGAATACCAGTGAAGACGGTCCTGTCACTCTGGAGCCGGTCGCCGGAGTGCATACGGAGGACCAGACCAGCACTACTCTTCGCGGCGGGGTGTTGGGTAAGCAGCAGAATGCTTGCCTGGCTCTGCTCAGCAGCAGCTCTATAACGGAACCACGTTGCCAAGGGCACACGCGAGACATACTCGGGCGCAATGCTGCCCATATCAAGGACGATGACACTGAAGCCCCCACCTTGCAGAATGAGATCGGTCACTTTGAGAGCTTGTTCGATCCGACCCCACGGCTTAGCAGGAGCGACTGGCGGCCTATTCGGTGCTAAGAATGGGGGAGGTTCAAACGCCTCTCGCTCGGTTCTTACCCGCCGTATCGGCTCAGCACATCGTGGGTTGATCGTCTCTGCACGATGCAGCAATCCGCTTACAGCCTCCGAAAGTCCCTTTACCTCACCGCGTGGATGAGAACCGAACCCTCCACCATGCAAGCCTTGCTTGATCGGCTTCGGTATCAGGTACTTATCTGAGAGAACGAAGCGCCTGGCGTGCTGCCCATGCGTGTGGCTCGCAGCCTGGACTCCACAACGCACCCACAGGAGTCGAGTCGGTTCAATGCCCGCCCCGACAGCGGACTCAGGGTGCAAACTGTCGGAGACATCGATCCACGCACATACCTTGCCGGCCTGCGTGGTCCCGGCAACGAAGGATAGAGCGAGAGAGACACCACCTGAGCACTCTGGACCGACGATCTCCGTGATCGCCCCGAGTGGCAGACCACCGTTGAGCAACTCATCGATCGCACCGATACAAGTCGGTGCGACGGGCCGAACGATACAAGGCGCTGGTGTGAGCGCAGAAGGGATCCGGTTTGCTAGGTTTGACTCGATTTCGGCACGTACAGCGAAGGCGGAACGCATAGGCATATTCGCCTATTATTCGCCTAAAGTTTCCCGGCCTAACAATTCCAGTTGCACAAAAATAAGTGCATCTAAGAGGTAACCTTATGAAACAGTGCCACTTGCGATATGAAAAAAAATAATCAGGTGCGCTAATAAAGCTGCGTGATGTCTTATGAGCTAAATGAAAACTTCGAGATCCGTAAGAACGGTGAACTTGTAGGTCAGCGATAAAATACTCAGTATCCGCTAGTAAGCTCACCGCTTGCGCAGATCTCTGATTGATTTTGATCTTGCCCATCAAAGACTGGAGCGTGGAGGTCGGGAGGGCCACAGGCTGCGTCATGCCGTTATTGACTTGGGGAGTGGCCTTGGGATTTTGGGGCTAACTATGGGGCTTGAGGCCATTGAATAGTCGGCCGACGCAATCCGGATGCTGTCGCCGCAGCCACCAGAAATCCAGCCGAAGTGAGAACCAACGCCGAGCCCATCCCGTGCGTCTCAGAAAATTTTCCAATTGTGAACGGCGCAGCAGCACTCACGACGCGCCCGAGGTTGTACGCAAAGCCCATAGCTCGTCCTCGTAGCGGAGTCGGAAAAGCCTCGCTCGCAATCACACTGAACCCGCTGAAGTATCCCGATCCAAAAAATCCGATAACCGGGCCCAGCAGCAGCAGCGCCATACTCCCCACAGCCAGCGCATAGAGTGGAACCACACACGCCGCAATCAGCAGGTAAGAAATATAGATCAGCTTGCGTCCAAAGCGGTCTGCAAGATAGCCGAAGCTCGTGTAGCCGAGAAAAGTTCCTACCTGCATCAGGATCGTCCAACTAGCCGTATGCACGATGTTCAGCCCATGACCACCCTTTGAAACCGGCATCGAAAGAAACGCAGGCACCCAGGAAAACAGCCCCCACCACGCGAACAAGCTCGCCGCATTCATCGTCGTGATGATCAGCATGTTGTAACCCAGTGATCCACGAAACAGCTGCCCAAACGAGCTGTTCTCTTTCGGCTCGGGCGTCCATGTATCCGGCTCTTTCACCTTCCGGCGAATCCACACAGTCACAAGAGCAGGCAGCATACCTACAAGAAACACCGCACGCCATCCAAAGTGCGGCATCACCAGCGCGACCACGAGTGCCGCAAGCGCATAGCCAATAGCCCACGAGCTTTGGACGATACCCAAAGCCTTGCCACGATGCTCATCAGGCCAAGTCTCCGCCACAAGCGCCGCTCCAGCAGCCCACTCACCACCCATCCCCAACCCAAGCAACATGCGGCAAATAGCAAGCTGCGGCACGGTATGGACGAACGCACACAACCCCGTACACACACAGTAGATTAGGATGCTCATCGAAAGCGCCCGCGTTCGCCCAAGCCGATCCGCGACGAACCCAAAGAAAATTCCCCCCGCAGCCGCAGCCACCAGCGTCAGCGACATGATGCCGCCCGCAATGCCGGACGACATATGCAGATCCTTCTGTGCAGCCGGAATCACCATGGAGTAAAGCATCACGTCCATGCTGTCCAGCATCCATCCGAGCGAAGCCGCCACAAGCGCATTACGGCGGGCAGGCTGAGCAGCAAGTTGCCAAAAGCTACTTGGAGTAGGGATAGCGGTCGCTGCGAGGGACATGAGCTTCCTTTCAGGCTGCCGTTAGTGCATCGTCGTCGCATCCGGCGCTGGTGCCGAATCCATGGTCGCGCCGGGCGTCACCACACCCTTCGGGGCCTCGACCAGAACAGGCCGATCCCGCGTGACCGTCCACTGCACACCATCGAAAAATTCCTTCTGCGTGCGCTTGATCTTGAACTTACCATCAACCAGGTACTTCAGATGAGCATGGTCGTAGGCGAGCCCTGCACCGGCGACAAGATGGAGATACGGCCCGCGCGCCGTCTCATCGGGAGCTTCGGTATACCCATCGTCATAGGTCACATCAGGAAAGCGGCTCAGAAAGGCCTGGGATTTCGCAGTAGGCGTACTTCCCGCAACGGCCATGTAGACACGAATGCCTTTATAGATTGGCTGCTGAAACGCCCGATCATCCCACTGCTGTCCAAAGCGGAAGTATCGTGCATTCATGCGCGTACTCAGGTCCAGAACTCCGGGAGCCTTCACCATCCCATCAACAATGTAGTCGCGCAACGCGTAGGTAACCGTCTTACTCTGCTCATGCTCCTCGTCCCCAAGATAGTTCAGGCTCGTAAACCATCCACGAGGAATCCACCATGCACGTCCAAGCTCCGCCTGGTTGCGTTGAATTACCCAGGCCGAATACTCCGAGAACGGCTGCACCCACTCATGCGAAGGATAGCCATGCGGGTTAAGAAACGCATCCGGCAACCAGGCCTCCCATAGCTGGCGCCGCGTCCGCGACTCAGGATAGATAGGATCCTCATCCCACTGTGCCGTCACAACGTCTGCAGTCAACGAAGCATGATAGCCAGCATGAAGCATGTTGTCGGGAGTGATCTCCGCTAGGTCAATCGCAAGCTCCGCACCATCGGGATTGGTGATCGGATGCACAACGACATTCACCTTCTTCAAATCATTGCGCCGCTCCGGATCAGTTACAAGTTCCTCCGCGAGCCGCTGAATGTGACTTGTACTCGAAACCTCGTTGGCATGCTGTCTGCCGGAGTAAATGATGGCCGCCTTCAACGTCGTCTCCTTCGCCGTCGAACGAAGCTGCGAAGGCGTAGGCAGCATGATGTCGCCGGCCCAGATGTTATTGCCAAGGTAGCTCCGGCCCATCCAGTACACATCAGCCCCCGGATAGGTTGCGAGCCGCGCCATCAGGTGCTCGTTCTCATGATCGTCAATCGGTTGATCCCACTGCACATACGTCTTATCCGCCTTAAGTGGAGTAGGAGTAACCTGCGCAATCTGCGGCCTGCTGTGCGCAGGCGCCGCAACCGCTGCCTGCGCCAAAATCACCTCGCGGCGGGTATGCTCCGGCGGATGCAGTTCAAGCGGCAACAAGAACTCGACCTTCATCTGCTTCAGATGCGCGTAGGCCAGTGCATCTTTGTAGAGACCGGCAGCATGCAATTTATCAAGCCACGCAAGCTGCGCAGTTCCCTGCTCCGCCGACAGAATCGTCCGCTCTAGTTGCTCCTCTGTTACAAGCTTTCGCCACTCTTCGAACTTGTCCTCGTTGCTCGCGACCGGCAACTGCCATGTCAACGAGTCGAGCCCGTCCGCACCAGCATGCAGGCGCAGACCCACCAGACGCGGGTTCGTATTCGCGATCAGCGGCAAGTCACGCTCACGATGCTTTTCGGCATCGTCGGCCTTTTCATGCCACGCCAGCATCACATGTGGCCGTGACGCATCCTTTGCATAGAACTCCACCCGCACATGCCCATCCTTGCCCTCTTCAGACTTATGAGCGACAGGAAGTATGCGCCCCATATAGTCCATCGAGCCAGT
Coding sequences:
- a CDS encoding DNA polymerase III subunit alpha — its product is MTERYIELHATSAFSFLEGASQPEELARRAVALNMPAMALLDRNGVYGAARFHTSAKRNGVRAHVGAEIAVACLGARLTPHAWLPHQHLPEPARLSLLCESRVGYQNLCQLVTRFKMREQEKCEGAAMLEDVQQYASGLVCLTGGDEGPLAAALVHGGVEAGRQTVEQLVRIFGRESVYVEVQRHQDREEEWRNLAAMDIARSMNLPVLATNGVRYATAYEREVLDLFTAVRHHTDLDHAGRLLTLNHHRYVRGSAEMTALFRDMPYAIENTVELSNRLRFELDDLGYEFPRYPVPEDECMDSFLRKRVIEGVASRYGPKNDRDLMERAKKQVEHELALIARLGFAGYFLIVWDIVKFCKRNDILIQGRGSAANSAVCYALEITAIDPVGMDLLFERFLSESRGEWPDIDLDLPSEDKREQAIQYVYRRYGELGAAMTANVITYRGKSAAREVGKALGFDQESLGRLSSLVSNWEWKGPTDTMAHSFQNAGFDLMHPRIVKYLELCMRIQDLPRHLGQHSGGMVICQGQLNQVVPLERASMPGRTVVQWDKEDCADLHIIKVDLLGLGMMAVLKDCMELIPEHYGDTPDLAQLPEDDDVYKVLRKADTVGMFQIESRAQMASLPRNAPTEFYDLVVQVAIIRPGPIVGKMMHPYMRRRQKKEEISYPHPSLESCLKRTLGVPLFQEQLLRIAMTVANFSGAEAEELRRAVGMRRSWERMKNLERKLRAGMSVNKIDAKTQETIIENISSFALYGFPESHAASFALLAYASAYFKVKYLAAFTCAILNNQPMGFYMPAVLVKDAQRHGLRIKPIDVQISGWACAIERETDGSLSLRMGLGYAKGLRKQSGEALVSSRMRDGPFASAEDLAQRVLVLNRKELTLLARIGALNKLEGIGHRRDALWQVERAGKLEGPLLRQSTQVLLDDAESLPLQQMTVEERLVADYSGTGLTVDHHPLYYRRADLRSEGILTAKELTGVRHGTYVRTAGCVIARQRPGTAKGIVFISMDDETGQSSIIVTPAMFEKEKLVVTRSKFLAVEGLLQNEDDVVHVMAMKIWALSDKALKVHSHDFH
- a CDS encoding DNA polymerase Y family protein, with translation MTTGAELYACLYVRELPAQGLLRLRPELRDKPFVVMEGEPPMQYVCSLNAKARGLGVAYGMTTVEIETFASIETIARSLKEEATTRAALLECAGMFSPRIEDWSTAKSFVCVVDIAGTEKLLGAPRMLGQNLLRHVRDLGITASLTVCTNVHASMCLARGSHRSAVTIIEPGQEVAALASLPLDVLDLSADHAETFVNWGIHTLGMLALLPEKELIARMGQDGKRLRKLARGERTQLFVPHEQAFLLEERMELDTPVEQLDSLLFVIGMMLQQLIIRAAARVLALASVTIALALEGGSSHTRSVRPALPTNDRQLWLKLLHLELEAHLPPAAILSLSLSADPGSTSKLQLGLFSPQLPEPMRLDVTLARIRAIVGEDNVGSPVLRDTHQADSFGIEPFRVTDKHSSSASLSFTSSAMRILRPAEIVFVTIYGQRPVTFTFRHKGYEVEHSYGPWAASGAWWNCDHWDLEQWDIVARSKDEVLLYGCMMREPGQSTWMMMALYD
- a CDS encoding P-loop NTPase family protein, yielding MRSAFAVRAEIESNLANRIPSALTPAPCIVRPVAPTCIGAIDELLNGGLPLGAITEIVGPECSGGVSLALSFVAGTTQAGKVCAWIDVSDSLHPESAVGAGIEPTRLLWVRCGVQAASHTHGQHARRFVLSDKYLIPKPIKQGLHGGGFGSHPRGEVKGLSEAVSGLLHRAETINPRCAEPIRRVRTEREAFEPPPFLAPNRPPVAPAKPWGRIEQALKVTDLILQGGGFSVIVLDMGSIAPEYVSRVPLATWFRYRAAAEQSQASILLLTQHPAAKSSAGLVLRMHSGDRLQSDRTVFTGIRHRVEVTRQRFAQAPGNIVPLRKLPHRANAASWQTRTSWTGRT
- a CDS encoding MFS transporter — its product is MSLAATAIPTPSSFWQLAAQPARRNALVAASLGWMLDSMDVMLYSMVIPAAQKDLHMSSGIAGGIMSLTLVAAAAGGIFFGFVADRLGRTRALSMSILIYCVCTGLCAFVHTVPQLAICRMLLGLGMGGEWAAGAALVAETWPDEHRGKALGIVQSSWAIGYALAALVVALVMPHFGWRAVFLVGMLPALVTVWIRRKVKEPDTWTPEPKENSSFGQLFRGSLGYNMLIITTMNAASLFAWWGLFSWVPAFLSMPVSKGGHGLNIVHTASWTILMQVGTFLGYTSFGYLADRFGRKLIYISYLLIAACVVPLYALAVGSMALLLLGPVIGFFGSGYFSGFSVIASEAFPTPLRGRAMGFAYNLGRVVSAAAPFTIGKFSETHGMGSALVLTSAGFLVAAATASGLRRPTIQWPQAP